The Rhopalosiphum maidis isolate BTI-1 chromosome 1, ASM367621v3, whole genome shotgun sequence genome has a segment encoding these proteins:
- the LOC113561345 gene encoding voltage-dependent anion-selective channel-like: MAPPSYSDLGKAARDVFNSGYVFDVLKLDLKTNQNVEIKAGGTQHLASGAVNANLETKYVINKSKYLFTLVEKWNTNDVMTTEASISGLLPGVKLTTDGTFDRKKQSKAVRVKSEYKNDYVSLNLDTEFKAMKPVINASAVVAYNGWLGGFNVKYNTGDYELQSNNLALSYVAKQFVFTTTVNDNKLFGGSVFQKLSDKLDLGLQVSWSSESNDSSLAVGSQYQLNQDVKLRAKINNKSQLCIGSGIKVKDGVTLTLASLFECRQFNQGGHKFGIGLELAL; the protein is encoded by the exons ATGGCTCCTCCTTCATACAGTGATCTCGGCAAAGCCGCACGCGACGTATTCAATTCCGGTTATGTGTTTGACGTACTCAAGTTAGACCTAAAAACCAACCAAAACGTGGAAATCAAGGCTGGTGGTACTCAGCATTTGGCGTCGGGCGCTGTTAACGCTAATTTGGAAACCAAATACGTGATTAACAAATCTAAATACT tatttacattggTTGAAAAATGGAACACTAATGATGTTATGACCACCGAAGCTTCTATAAGTGGCTTGTTACCTGGTGTCAAGCTTACAACCGATGGTACATTTGACCGCAAGAAAca ATCTAAGGCTGTGAGAGTGAAGTCtgaatacaaaaatgattatgtCTCACTCAACTTGGACACTGAATTCAAAGCAATGAAACCTGTCATTAATGCCTCTGCTGTAGTTGCTTACAAtg gaTGGTTGGGAGGtttcaatgttaaatataatactggcGATTATGAATTGCAGTCTAACAATCTTGCTCTCAGCTATGTAGCTAAACAATTTGTGTTTACCACCACTGT AAATGATAATAAGCTATTTGGCGGCTCAGTTTTCCAAAAATTATCTGATAAATTAGATTTGGGATTGCAAGTTTCTTGGTCATCTGAAAGCAATGATTCTTCACTTGCTGTTGGTTCTCAATATCAACTGAACCAAGATGTCAAGCTTCGTGCCAAGATCAATAACAAGAGTCAATTGTGCATAGGTTCTGGCATTAAAGTCAAAGATG gtgtTACGTTGACATTGGCCAGCTTATTCGAATGTCGTCAATTCAACCAGGGCGGTCATAAATTTGGTATTGGCTTGGAACTTGCTTTGTAA
- the LOC113561344 gene encoding COP9 signalosome complex subunit 4, with protein sequence MSLTIAQIRQHLSHLANAQTSHKDQVDKYRSLLNNVLSNTGDNIIEALKVFVEAIVNENVSLVISRQILSDVSTQLLPDLPDAQSKLLAHFTLEKIQPRVISFEEQVANVRQHLASIYERENNWKEAASVLVGIPLETGQKKYTVDYKLETYMKIARLYLEDDDPMLAESYINRASLLQTESKNEKLQICYKVCYARVLDYRRKFIEAAQRYNELSYRSIISEEERMAALKNALICTVLASAGQQRSRMLATLFKDERCQSLPEFSILEKMYLDRIIRPNEIAQLDAMLQPHQKAKTVDGSTILNRAIIEHNLLSASKLYKNMKIVELGRLLGIEPIKAEKIAGQMISEGRMEGSIDQVDSYVHFKTQKLLPTWDKKIEALCYHVNHIIELMSVDTKVREWMNKHLDDQMTL encoded by the exons ATGTCTCTTACAATAGCTCAAATCCGCCAACATCTCAGTCATTTGGCTAATGCACAGACATCTCATAAAGATCAAGTCGATAA ATATAGAAGCTTATTGAACAATGTTTTATCAAACACTGGCGACAATATCATCGAGGctttaaaagtatttgttGAAGCCA ttgttaatGAAAATGTCAGTTTAGTAATATCTCGCCAAATATTATCTGATGTCAGTACACAACTCTTACCTGATTTACCCGATGCGCAGTCTAAATTATTGGCTCATTTTACACTGGAAAAA attcaaCCAAGAGTAATTTCTTTCGAAGAGCAGGTTGCTAATGTTCGTCAACATTTAGCATCTATTTATGAAAGAGAAAACAATTGGAAAGAAGCAGCATCAGTACTAGTTGGTATACCGCTTGAAACAGGacaaaa gAAATATACTGTcgattataaattagaaactTATATGAAAATTGCACGTCTATATTTAGAAGACGACGATCCAATGTTAGCTGAGTCTTACATTAATAGGGCTTCATTATtacaa actgaATCTAAAAATGAGAAACtacaaatatgttataaagtgTGTTACGCAAGAGTATTGGATTATCGTCGTAAGTTTATTGAAGCAGCTCAAAGGTACAATGAATTGTCATATAGGTCAATTATATCAGAAGAAGAGCGTATGGCTGCTTTAAAAAATGCTCTCATCTGCACTGTATTAGCATCTGCTG gtcaACAACGCAGTCGAATGCTAgcaacattgtttaaagatgAAAGATGTCAAAGTCTACCAGAATTTTCGAttcttgaaaaaatgtatttagatcGTATAATTCGACCTAATGAAATTGCCCAGTTAGATGCTATGTTACAACCACACCAAAAGGCTAAAACAGTAGATG gtTCAACCATATTGAATCGAGCCATCATTGAACACAACTTGTTATCAGCaagtaaactttataaaaacatgaagATTGTGGAACTTGGCCGATTGTTGGGCATTGAACCAATCAAGGCAGAGAAAATTGCAGGACAAATGATATCTGAAGGACGTATGGAAGGTTCAATTGATCAAGTTGACTCTTATGTTCACTTTAAAA CTCAAAAATTATTGCCGACCTGGGATAAGAAAATTGAAGCTCTGTGTTATCACGtcaatcatattattgaaCTTATGTCTGTAGATACAAAAGTACGTGAATGGATGAATAAACATTTAGATGATCAAATGACATTATAA